A part of Curtobacterium sp. MCLR17_036 genomic DNA contains:
- a CDS encoding tRNA (adenine-N1)-methyltransferase produces the protein MSHADDARDEADASRASRPATDPTAALPHTAGGAPHTPPRGPFRAGDRVQLTGPKGKLTTLSLETAGEYHTHRGVLRHDDVIGQPDGSVIRASTGDEYLALRPLLNDYVMSMPRGAAIVYPKDAAQIVAFADVFPGARVVEAGVGSGALSLFLLRAIGPTGRLQSFERREEFAAIAKGNVGTFLGAVPDNWSVTVGDLVEELPDAVEEQSVDRVVLDMLAPWECVDAAADALVPGGLIVCYVATVTQLSRTAEALRDTGRFTDPMPSETLVRTWHVEGLAVRPDHRMVGHTGFLVTARRLADGTVLPNLKRRAGKAEFSDEDVEAWTPGAVGERATSDKKLRKVARQSAAQARKVAAAEAASGAAPAGAVSSGAVSSGPVSPGAGSSVAVSSGADEDER, from the coding sequence ATGAGCCACGCCGACGACGCACGCGACGAGGCGGACGCGAGCCGAGCCTCCCGTCCGGCCACCGACCCGACCGCAGCGCTCCCGCACACCGCGGGCGGCGCCCCGCACACCCCGCCGCGCGGCCCGTTCCGCGCCGGCGACCGCGTCCAGCTGACCGGTCCGAAGGGCAAGCTCACGACGCTGTCGCTCGAGACCGCGGGGGAGTACCACACGCACCGCGGCGTGCTCCGGCACGACGACGTCATCGGGCAGCCCGACGGCTCCGTCATCCGGGCGAGCACCGGCGACGAGTACCTGGCGCTGCGGCCGCTGCTCAACGACTACGTCATGTCGATGCCGCGCGGCGCCGCGATCGTCTACCCGAAGGACGCAGCGCAGATCGTGGCCTTCGCGGACGTCTTCCCCGGCGCCCGCGTGGTCGAGGCCGGTGTCGGTTCCGGCGCCCTGTCGTTGTTCCTGCTCCGGGCGATCGGCCCGACCGGTCGGCTGCAGTCGTTCGAGCGCCGCGAGGAGTTCGCAGCGATCGCGAAGGGCAACGTCGGCACCTTCCTGGGTGCCGTGCCGGACAACTGGTCGGTGACCGTCGGCGACCTCGTCGAGGAGCTGCCCGACGCCGTCGAGGAGCAGAGCGTCGACCGCGTCGTGCTCGACATGCTCGCGCCGTGGGAGTGCGTCGACGCCGCTGCGGACGCCCTCGTGCCCGGTGGCCTCATCGTCTGCTACGTCGCGACCGTCACCCAGCTGTCGCGCACGGCCGAGGCCCTGCGCGACACCGGCCGCTTCACCGACCCGATGCCGAGCGAGACCCTGGTGCGCACCTGGCACGTCGAGGGCCTCGCGGTCCGGCCGGACCACCGGATGGTCGGGCACACCGGCTTCCTCGTCACGGCGCGTCGCCTGGCGGACGGCACCGTGCTGCCGAACCTGAAGCGCCGCGCGGGCAAGGCCGAGTTCTCGGACGAGGACGTCGAGGCCTGGACCCCCGGTGCCGTGGGCGAGCGGGCGACGAGCGACAAGAAGCTCCGCAAGGTGGCTCGGCAGTCGGCAGCGCAGGCGCGGAAGGTGGCGGCGGCCGAGGCGGCCTCGGGTGCGGCGCCCGCCGGTGCGGTCTCGTCCGGTGCGGTCTCGTCCGGTCCGGTCTCGCCCGGTGCGGGCTCGTCCGTTGCGGTCTCGTCCGGAGCCGACGAGGACGAACGGTAG
- a CDS encoding HAD family phosphatase: protein MTEHPPAPVLPAAVLWDMDGTIVDTEPIWQRSQVELTGRYGVEWTHAEGLALVGSGLERSGEILRDKGVDMEVEEIVEWMTDYVMERLRDGELPWRPGARELVEELHARGIPTALVTMSRRKMALVTAEALGERGFRVVVAGDDVDRPKPHPDAYLSAAAQLGVEPTACVAIEDSATGVASAVASGAVTVAVEHIVPLSEIGGGDVHLTTLAGVDVDRLVELTTPALTARGGIPGGAVPDPAHAADTEEVAR from the coding sequence GTGACTGAGCATCCTCCTGCCCCCGTCCTGCCCGCAGCCGTCCTGTGGGACATGGACGGCACGATCGTCGACACCGAGCCGATCTGGCAGCGGTCCCAGGTCGAGCTCACCGGGCGCTACGGCGTCGAGTGGACCCACGCCGAGGGCCTCGCACTGGTCGGCAGCGGTCTCGAACGCTCCGGCGAGATCCTGCGCGACAAGGGCGTCGACATGGAGGTCGAGGAGATCGTCGAGTGGATGACCGACTACGTGATGGAGCGCCTGCGCGACGGCGAGCTGCCGTGGCGCCCGGGTGCCCGTGAACTCGTCGAGGAGCTGCACGCCCGCGGCATCCCCACCGCGCTCGTCACGATGTCCCGCCGCAAGATGGCCCTCGTCACGGCAGAGGCCCTGGGCGAGCGCGGCTTCCGGGTCGTGGTCGCTGGCGACGACGTCGACCGCCCGAAGCCCCACCCGGACGCCTACCTGTCCGCCGCCGCGCAGCTCGGCGTCGAGCCGACCGCGTGCGTCGCGATCGAGGACTCCGCCACCGGCGTCGCCTCGGCCGTCGCCTCCGGCGCCGTCACGGTGGCCGTCGAGCACATCGTCCCGCTGTCCGAGATCGGCGGCGGCGACGTGCACCTCACCACATTGGCCGGGGTCGACGTCGACCGTCTGGTCGAGTTGACGACGCCGGCCCTGACCGCACGGGGCGGGATCCCGGGAGGCGCGGTGCCGGACCCGGCGCACGCTGCGGACACCGAGGAGGTCGCCCGATGA
- a CDS encoding PAC2 family protein, protein MPQHSPFSDGRLLVVAFEGWNDAGEAASGLARRIVESLELDELRELDGERYVDYQFNRPTVGPDENGDRGVQWPRIVLHGPGAEGRPVIGATGSPTDRDVFVLVGPEPSRTWRGFCAEIIDLADVYSIDAVVFVGAMLADVPHTRPISVFVSSEDAGVRAAFDVDRSSYEGPTGILGVLADAMDKAGLTTLSLWASVPHYVHNSPSPKATLSLLDKIEELTDVTVPRGSLLDDATEWEEGIDALAADDEDMASYIGQLEQARDTVDSPEASGDAIAQEFEQYLRRRERKDGKDGGTAGGEGPWRPPQPPQ, encoded by the coding sequence GTGCCACAGCACTCTCCCTTCAGCGACGGTCGGCTGCTCGTCGTCGCCTTCGAGGGCTGGAACGACGCCGGCGAGGCCGCGAGCGGACTCGCCCGACGCATCGTCGAGTCGCTCGAGCTCGACGAGCTGCGTGAACTCGACGGCGAGCGGTACGTCGACTACCAGTTCAACCGGCCGACCGTCGGTCCCGACGAGAACGGCGACCGCGGCGTCCAGTGGCCGCGCATCGTGCTGCACGGCCCCGGCGCCGAGGGCCGCCCCGTGATCGGTGCGACCGGCTCCCCCACCGACCGCGACGTCTTCGTGCTCGTCGGCCCGGAGCCCTCGCGCACCTGGCGCGGCTTCTGCGCCGAGATCATCGACCTGGCCGACGTGTACTCGATCGACGCCGTGGTCTTCGTCGGCGCGATGCTCGCCGACGTCCCGCACACCCGCCCGATCTCGGTGTTCGTGTCGAGCGAGGACGCCGGCGTCCGCGCCGCCTTCGACGTCGACCGCTCGTCGTACGAGGGCCCGACCGGCATCCTCGGGGTCCTCGCCGACGCGATGGACAAGGCCGGGCTCACCACCCTGTCCCTCTGGGCGTCGGTGCCGCACTACGTACACAACTCCCCCTCGCCCAAGGCGACGCTCTCGCTGCTCGACAAGATCGAGGAGCTCACCGACGTCACCGTGCCGCGCGGGTCCCTGCTCGACGACGCGACGGAGTGGGAGGAGGGCATCGACGCCCTCGCCGCCGACGACGAGGACATGGCGTCCTACATCGGGCAGCTCGAGCAGGCGCGGGACACCGTCGACTCGCCCGAGGCCTCCGGCGACGCCATCGCGCAGGAGTTCGAGCAGTACCTCCGTCGGCGCGAGCGCAAGGACGGCAAGGACGGCGGCACCGCCGGCGGCGAGGGCCCCTGGCGCCCGCCGCAGCCCCCGCAGTAG